A window from Malania oleifera isolate guangnan ecotype guangnan chromosome 7, ASM2987363v1, whole genome shotgun sequence encodes these proteins:
- the LOC131160305 gene encoding large ribosomal subunit protein uL10, with translation MAVKPSKADKKIAYDQKLCQLLDEYSQILVAAADNVGSNQLQNIRKGLRGDSIVLMGKNTMMKRSIRIHAENTGNKAFLNLIPLLVGNVGLIFTKGDLKEVREEVAKYKVGAPARVGLIAPIDVVVPPGNTGLDPSQTSFFQVLNIPTKINKGTVEIITPVELIKKGDKVGSSEAALLAKLGIRPFSYGLVIQSVYDDGSVFNPEVLDLTEDDLVEKFATGVSMVTALSLAISYPTLAAAVHMFINAYKNVLSVALETEYSYPHADKVKEYLEDPSKFAVADAPVAAADSGAAAAAAAATEEKKEEPAEESDDDMGFGLFD, from the exons ATGGCGGTGAAACCATCTAAGGCCGACAAGAAGATAGCGTACGATCAGAAGCTCTGCCAACTTCTGGACGAGTACAGTCAGATTCTGGTGGCGGCGGCCGACAATGTTGGGTCAAACCAGTTGCAGAACATTCGGAAGGGTCTGCGCGGCGATTCCATTGTTCTGATGGGGAAGAACACCATGATGAAGCGGTCCATAAGGATTCATGCCGAGAACACTGGAAACAAGGCTTTTCTCAACCTCATTCCTTTGCTCGTG GGAAATGTTGGTTTGATTTTCACCAAGGGGGATTTGAAGGAGGTGCGCGAAGAGGTCGCAAAATACAAG GTTGGAGCTCCTGCTCGTGTTGGGTTGATAGCGCCGATTGATGTCGTTGTCCCACCTGGCAACACAGGACTTGATCCTTCCCAGACCTCTTTCTTCCAG GTACTCAATATTCCAACCAAGATTAACAAGGGTACTGTCGAAATCATCACCCCTGTGGAGCTTATTAAGAAGGGTGACAAAGTGGGCTCTTCTGAGGCTGCCCTTCTTGCAAAGCTAGGAATAAGGCCCTTTTCTTATGGTCTTGTTATCCAGTCTGTCTATGATGATGGCTCAGTTTTTAACCCAGAGGTGCTTGACCTGACTGAAGACGACCTCGTTGAGAAGTTTGCTACTGGTGTCTCCATGGTTACTGCACTTTCGTTGGCGATCTCGTACCCAACCCTGGCTGCTGCAGTCCACATGTTCATCAATGCCTACAAGAATGTCCTGTCGGTTGCTCTTGAAACTGAGTATTCATATCCCCATGCAGATAAAGTGAAGGAGTATCTAGAG GATCCTAGCAAGTTTGCAGTTGCTGACGCTCCAGTTGCGGCTGCTGATTCtggtgctgctgctgctgctgctgctgctactgaGGAAAAGAAGGAAGAACCTGCCGAAGAGTCTGATGATGATATGGGCTTTGGTCTGTTTGACTAG